Proteins from a genomic interval of Verrucomicrobiia bacterium:
- a CDS encoding aquaporin: MKITLANKLVSEFIGTFALVFAGTGAVVINETTGGVTHVGIALTFGLIVLAMIYAVGDVSGAHLNPAVTAAFSLAGRFPISQVLPYIAVQCGGAVLASLILHGLFPLDRQLGITLPAGSEMQSFGLEFILTLFLMFVILSVSTGAKEKGITAGIAVGAVIGLEAMFAGPICGASMNPARSLAPAIVSGNLAHLWIYIAAPFAGASFAVPVCRCCRGSDDSSIIPQTGVTNETV; the protein is encoded by the coding sequence ATGAAAATAACGCTGGCCAACAAGCTCGTTTCGGAGTTCATCGGCACCTTTGCGCTGGTTTTCGCAGGAACGGGGGCGGTGGTGATCAACGAGACTACCGGCGGCGTCACGCACGTGGGCATTGCGCTGACTTTCGGGTTAATTGTCCTGGCCATGATATACGCGGTGGGAGACGTTTCCGGCGCGCATTTAAATCCTGCGGTCACGGCGGCGTTTTCGCTAGCCGGGCGTTTTCCAATCTCACAAGTTTTGCCATACATCGCCGTCCAGTGCGGCGGCGCGGTGCTGGCGAGCCTCATCCTCCATGGGCTTTTTCCGCTGGATCGGCAGCTTGGAATTACTTTGCCCGCCGGTTCAGAAATGCAATCTTTCGGTCTGGAATTTATCCTCACGTTATTTTTGATGTTCGTTATATTAAGCGTGTCAACCGGCGCCAAAGAAAAGGGCATCACAGCCGGTATCGCGGTCGGCGCGGTGATCGGTTTGGAGGCCATGTTCGCCGGGCCCATTTGCGGAGCGTCCATGAATCCTGCGCGCTCGCTGGCGCCCGCGATTGTTTCGGGAAACCTCGCGCATCTTTGGATTTATATCGCGGCGCCCTTTGCTGGCGCTTCATTTGCCGTCCCGGTGTGCCGTTGCTGCCGCGGGTCTGACGACTCTTCCATCATTCCCCAAACCGGAGTTACCAATGAAACTGTCTGA
- a CDS encoding DEAD/DEAH box helicase has protein sequence MAKGSLRSGNALRSSSTTKYDAHHTVLSKTYGALADLRRELADSKTAVALRTDILNQFSTCADSQRAWLLLEDYFEKLSLSRKDFTGEDWWPHLMAVAGKTRLEQLAFLFLRAHRPLPTELLPLANLDHFAEVEEAEQEQRLMHQLEQWLFPPAPSHLDSPRAALRVLCRTHPDPENPARHRLAVQFHLFRSRTGEKHKTMGEVMELTTRAAHEQELFQPADWEFIQWLADTHAGRADGEETLLLSDLELLQWLARWGHGTRLELATGPGGLKFQGQVAELTPHLHHEGEDLSFLHQVTLPGGEIHPLANVQFFSQRPPLALVGNTFYLLRNAPPPTLLEHWSRKPAMPVRKLSHRLLKKLRAARAFPGADWEQLCVAHTAMPQFIFELLDDTVRLRLMARSDRDQSLWLWNGHEWQFNEPRANAGDKPEILDDPRLEPVTRWLRKLDWFTPEPGLWVGDANENFLSVLGAAWPERPNEAEYLGNPAFHRLFLTPRQLRPRVVVKGSGIDWLSVSAEWEQEGLRLTAADLQRLQTATGRFVKLPDSGWVELDAGAVQSAHEAMADLGVDGLIPVPHRIGIEQAAHLDEDELKRFGDSAHAQALRERLKDFKGTPSTALPDSIRADLRPYQKEGFDFLCHLTQIKLGGILADDMGLGKTLQTLAWLAWLQARPNAHPRPSLVICPASVLHNWRREAERFTPHLKVLVLESGSARHNLRKQIPQHDLIVTNYALLRRDLEALQKFAFHAVILDEAQFIKNPTAQVTQSVKQLRADHMLALTGTPLENRLLDLWSIVDFIQPGYLGTQEHFTQTYEPRGEDPENAQRIARRRLSAKLRPLMLRRLKQRVAKDLPDRIEQRRDCQLGDDQRKLYLAELRRSREQVFQTVAEKGLNQSKIHVLAALTRLRQICCHPQLVGNDAVSGKTETLFELLDPLLSDGQKVLVFSQFVQVLKLLETECQRRQIRTHLLTGQTKQRQEVVTAFQNDSGAAVFLLSLRAAGTGLNLTNASYVVLYDPWWNPAVEAQAIDRSHRIGQVNTVNAYRLIAPGTVEEKIWELQQSKAQTIADVLGEEGFARSLSKTDLEYLFAED, from the coding sequence ATGGCCAAAGGTTCGTTAAGAAGCGGGAATGCCTTGCGCTCGTCGAGCACGACGAAGTACGACGCGCATCATACTGTCCTGTCCAAGACCTACGGTGCGCTTGCCGACCTTCGTCGCGAACTCGCCGACTCCAAAACTGCGGTCGCGCTGCGCACCGACATCCTCAACCAATTCTCCACCTGCGCCGATTCCCAGCGCGCCTGGTTGCTGCTGGAGGATTATTTCGAGAAGCTTTCGCTCTCGCGCAAGGATTTCACCGGCGAAGACTGGTGGCCGCATCTCATGGCCGTCGCCGGCAAGACGCGCCTCGAACAACTCGCTTTTCTTTTTCTGCGCGCCCATCGTCCGCTGCCGACCGAGTTGCTGCCGCTCGCCAACCTCGATCACTTTGCCGAAGTCGAGGAAGCCGAACAGGAGCAGCGCCTCATGCACCAGCTTGAGCAATGGCTCTTTCCACCCGCGCCATCGCATCTGGATTCTCCCCGCGCCGCGTTGCGCGTGCTTTGCCGCACGCATCCCGATCCCGAAAATCCCGCGCGGCATCGCCTCGCTGTGCAATTCCATTTGTTCCGTTCGCGCACCGGCGAGAAACACAAGACGATGGGCGAGGTCATGGAACTTACCACGCGCGCCGCGCACGAACAGGAGCTTTTCCAGCCCGCCGATTGGGAGTTCATCCAGTGGCTGGCCGATACTCACGCCGGCCGCGCCGATGGCGAGGAAACTTTACTCCTTTCCGATCTTGAATTGCTTCAATGGCTCGCGCGCTGGGGTCACGGCACGCGCCTCGAACTCGCCACCGGTCCGGGCGGCTTGAAGTTCCAAGGGCAGGTCGCCGAATTGACACCGCATCTTCATCACGAGGGCGAGGACCTTTCTTTTCTCCATCAAGTCACGCTTCCCGGCGGCGAAATCCATCCGCTCGCCAATGTCCAATTCTTTTCCCAACGCCCGCCGCTCGCACTGGTCGGCAATACTTTTTATCTTTTGCGCAACGCCCCGCCGCCGACGCTGCTCGAGCATTGGTCGCGGAAACCGGCCATGCCTGTGCGCAAGCTCAGTCATCGCCTGTTGAAAAAATTGCGCGCCGCCCGCGCTTTTCCCGGCGCGGATTGGGAGCAACTGTGCGTCGCGCACACGGCGATGCCCCAATTCATTTTTGAATTGCTCGACGACACCGTGCGCCTTCGTCTCATGGCCCGCAGTGATCGCGATCAAAGCCTCTGGCTTTGGAACGGCCACGAATGGCAATTCAACGAACCGCGCGCGAACGCCGGTGACAAACCGGAAATTCTCGACGACCCGCGACTCGAACCCGTCACGCGCTGGTTGCGCAAACTCGATTGGTTCACACCTGAGCCCGGGCTTTGGGTTGGCGATGCCAATGAAAATTTCCTGAGCGTCCTCGGCGCCGCGTGGCCGGAGCGCCCGAACGAAGCCGAATATCTGGGCAACCCCGCGTTTCATCGCCTGTTCCTCACGCCGCGCCAGCTTCGCCCCCGCGTCGTCGTCAAGGGCAGCGGCATTGACTGGCTCTCGGTGTCCGCCGAGTGGGAACAGGAAGGACTGCGCCTGACCGCCGCCGATTTACAACGCCTGCAAACCGCCACGGGCCGTTTCGTCAAACTTCCCGATTCCGGCTGGGTCGAACTCGACGCGGGCGCCGTGCAATCTGCGCATGAAGCGATGGCCGATCTCGGCGTGGATGGCCTCATCCCCGTGCCGCATCGCATCGGCATCGAGCAGGCTGCGCATCTCGACGAGGACGAACTCAAACGCTTCGGCGATTCCGCGCACGCCCAGGCCTTGCGCGAACGCCTCAAGGATTTCAAAGGCACGCCGTCCACTGCGCTGCCGGACAGTATCCGCGCCGACCTGCGGCCGTATCAAAAGGAAGGTTTCGATTTCCTTTGCCACCTTACGCAAATCAAACTTGGTGGCATCCTTGCCGACGACATGGGCCTCGGCAAAACCTTGCAGACGCTCGCATGGCTGGCGTGGTTGCAGGCGCGCCCGAATGCGCATCCGCGCCCGTCGCTTGTGATTTGTCCCGCGTCCGTTTTGCACAACTGGCGCCGCGAAGCCGAGCGCTTCACGCCGCATCTCAAAGTGCTCGTGCTCGAGAGCGGTTCCGCGCGCCACAACTTGCGCAAACAAATTCCCCAGCACGATTTGATCGTGACGAATTACGCGCTCCTCCGCCGCGATTTGGAAGCCTTGCAAAAATTCGCTTTCCACGCGGTGATTCTCGACGAGGCGCAGTTCATCAAAAACCCGACCGCGCAAGTCACCCAATCGGTTAAACAACTTCGCGCCGACCACATGCTCGCGCTCACGGGCACGCCGTTGGAAAATCGTTTGCTCGACTTGTGGAGCATTGTGGATTTCATCCAGCCGGGTTACCTCGGCACGCAAGAACATTTCACGCAGACCTACGAGCCGCGCGGTGAAGATCCCGAGAACGCCCAGCGCATCGCGCGCCGCCGTCTGTCGGCCAAGCTTCGCCCGCTCATGCTGCGCCGCCTCAAGCAACGCGTCGCCAAGGACCTGCCCGACCGCATCGAACAGCGCCGCGATTGCCAGCTTGGCGACGACCAGCGCAAACTGTATCTCGCCGAACTGCGCCGCAGCCGCGAACAGGTTTTCCAGACCGTTGCCGAAAAAGGCCTCAACCAAAGCAAAATTCACGTGCTCGCCGCGCTCACGCGCCTCCGTCAGATTTGCTGCCATCCGCAACTCGTCGGCAACGACGCCGTCTCCGGCAAAACCGAAACGCTCTTCGAGTTGCTCGACCCGCTATTGTCCGACGGCCAAAAAGTTTTAGTGTTCAGCCAATTCGTCCAGGTGTTGAAGCTGCTTGAAACGGAATGCCAGCGCCGCCAAATCCGCACGCATCTGCTCACCGGCCAAACCAAACAACGCCAGGAAGTCGTGACCGCGTTTCAAAACGATTCCGGCGCGGCGGTGTTTTTGCTGAGCCTGCGCGCCGCCGGCACTGGCTTGAATTTGACGAACGCCAGCTACGTGGTTCTCTACGATCCGTGGTGGAATCCCGCCGTCGAGGCGCAGGCGATTGATCGTTCCCATCGCATCGGCCAGGTCAACACCGTGAACGCCTACCGCCTCATCGCGCCAGGAACTGTCGAGGAAAAAATTTGGGAACTCCAGCAAAGCAAAGCGCAAACCATCGCCGATGTGCTGGGCGAAGAAGGTTTCGCCCGCAGTTTGTCGAAGACGGATTTGGAATATCTTTTCGCTGAGGATTGA
- a CDS encoding arsenate reductase ArsC has protein sequence MKTGKPTILILCTGNSCRSHLAEGFLRAAAGDFLDVQSAGSKPAGHVHPIAIQVMNEVGIDISEHCSKHLDEFLNQKIETVITVCGDADTACPVFPGQVNRHHWPFYDPAKAIGTDEEILKIFRQVRDEIQRVFEAYGAGRRDASRDPKSKQ, from the coding sequence ATGAAAACCGGCAAGCCCACTATTTTAATTCTTTGCACCGGAAACTCCTGCCGAAGCCATCTCGCCGAAGGATTTCTTCGCGCGGCCGCCGGAGATTTTCTCGATGTGCAAAGCGCGGGGTCAAAACCCGCGGGGCATGTTCATCCGATCGCCATCCAAGTCATGAATGAAGTGGGCATTGATATTTCGGAGCATTGCTCCAAACACCTGGACGAATTCCTCAACCAAAAAATTGAGACGGTCATCACCGTGTGCGGCGACGCCGACACGGCATGCCCGGTTTTCCCCGGCCAGGTTAATCGGCATCATTGGCCATTTTATGATCCCGCCAAAGCCATCGGAACTGACGAAGAAATCCTGAAAATATTCCGCCAGGTTCGTGATGAAATTCAGCGCGTATTTGAGGCTTACGGTGCGGGGCGTCGCGATGCTTCCCGCGACCCAAAATCAAAACAATAA
- a CDS encoding ATP-binding protein — MKSITNAPAEELHALVTSGVADGWNVEFRTSLPLMTDAGQLEFLGDVCSFANGPGGNILYGATPRTDAPVELRGFDTLSVAQALTWLEEAVAAGISPRVIGIKFKIVEVTKQKSLLAIHVPKSWSGPHLVSFKDSNQFFSRNQHGKYLLNVGELRSAFLLTESLRDKLRNFRLERMNAITNRTLSIQLSTAPKTVLHIVPLCAFAPGFRIDVSQVAAMEPGMFKPMQSRSLVTHFNYDGMMAFSSMEKFAYSYMQVFRNGCLEAGETLMLELRDGRKYIPGVAFEKEIIQCGERMVGLLRRLEVPPPYVAMLSFLGVKGYSMFIGSMRWQSNAHHIERDDLYLDDVIIEDPTQDFSQIIRPAFDQVWNSCGWAKSMNYDDAGKWHETAR; from the coding sequence ATGAAATCAATTACCAATGCGCCAGCGGAAGAATTGCACGCGCTTGTAACGTCGGGAGTCGCGGATGGCTGGAATGTCGAGTTCCGGACGAGCCTGCCGTTGATGACCGACGCCGGCCAACTGGAATTTTTGGGCGACGTCTGTTCGTTCGCCAATGGACCGGGCGGAAACATCCTGTACGGCGCGACGCCGCGGACGGATGCGCCGGTGGAACTGCGCGGGTTTGATACGCTCTCGGTCGCGCAGGCGTTGACGTGGCTGGAGGAGGCAGTTGCCGCTGGCATTTCGCCGCGTGTGATCGGGATCAAGTTCAAGATCGTGGAAGTGACGAAACAAAAATCGCTGCTCGCGATCCATGTTCCGAAATCATGGAGCGGTCCGCACCTGGTTTCGTTTAAAGACTCGAACCAATTTTTTTCGCGGAACCAGCATGGAAAATATTTATTGAACGTGGGCGAATTGCGCTCAGCGTTTTTATTGACCGAATCGTTGCGCGATAAGCTGCGAAATTTCCGGCTGGAACGAATGAACGCGATCACGAATCGGACGTTGTCCATTCAACTTTCCACGGCGCCGAAGACGGTGCTTCACATCGTGCCGTTGTGCGCGTTCGCGCCGGGATTTCGGATAGATGTATCACAAGTGGCGGCGATGGAACCCGGGATGTTCAAGCCGATGCAATCGCGCAGCCTGGTCACGCATTTCAATTACGACGGCATGATGGCGTTCAGTTCGATGGAGAAATTTGCGTATTCCTACATGCAGGTTTTTCGCAACGGGTGTCTCGAAGCGGGTGAAACGCTCATGCTCGAGTTGCGCGACGGGCGCAAATATATTCCAGGTGTGGCCTTCGAGAAGGAAATCATCCAGTGCGGCGAGCGCATGGTGGGCTTGCTGCGCCGGCTCGAAGTGCCGCCGCCGTACGTGGCGATGCTGAGCTTCCTCGGGGTGAAAGGCTATAGCATGTTCATCGGTTCAATGCGCTGGCAATCCAATGCGCATCATATTGAACGCGATGATTTGTATCTCGACGATGTGATCATCGAAGACCCGACCCAGGATTTTTCGCAGATCATCCGGCCCGCGTTTGACCAGGTTTGGAATTCGTGCGGCTGGGCGAAGTCCATGAATTACGACGACGCCGGGAAGTGGCACGAGACGGCGCGATGA
- a CDS encoding 5'(3')-deoxyribonucleotidase, whose amino-acid sequence MQRLIVDMDGVLADVYSQFIVFEERATGKKLSMNDVAGKSELEAFTHAREYVRTPGFFRTAPVVKGSQETLQKLNDRYEIFIVSAATEFPRSFNEKMEWLEENFSFIKWQQIVFCGSKRIVTGDIMIDDHFKNLDFFKGRTLLFTQPHNQNEDSKWHERVSTWEEISHVLG is encoded by the coding sequence ATGCAACGATTGATCGTGGATATGGATGGGGTGCTGGCGGATGTTTATTCGCAATTCATCGTATTTGAGGAGCGGGCTACCGGGAAAAAACTTTCCATGAACGACGTGGCCGGAAAATCGGAACTCGAGGCGTTCACGCACGCGCGCGAATACGTGCGCACGCCGGGATTTTTTCGCACCGCGCCGGTGGTAAAAGGCAGCCAGGAAACGCTGCAAAAATTAAATGACCGGTATGAGATTTTCATCGTGTCGGCGGCGACGGAATTTCCGCGCAGCTTTAACGAGAAGATGGAATGGCTGGAGGAAAATTTCTCGTTCATCAAATGGCAGCAGATTGTTTTTTGCGGCTCCAAGCGCATCGTGACCGGCGACATCATGATTGATGATCATTTCAAGAATTTGGATTTCTTCAAGGGCCGCACTTTGCTTTTCACGCAGCCGCATAATCAGAATGAAGACAGCAAGTGGCACGAACGCGTCAGCACCTGGGAGGAAATTTCGCATGTGCTGGGGTGA
- the lpxD gene encoding UDP-3-O-(3-hydroxymyristoyl)glucosamine N-acyltransferase, protein MPFTAAEIAKQLAGQVRGDASVVLTGFAPAESARAGDLTFAENETYFQRAEASAASAILVTGNFNSERKTLIAVPNARIAFARVLPLFFPDPVFAPGVHPSAVVAADAKIDPTAHIGPNCIVGAGAQISARVVLQGGNSIGFQSQLGEETQLFPNVTIYPRTQIGKRVRIHSGSVIGSDGFGYVFDQGVHRKVPQIGNVIIGDDVEIGACVTVDRGALGPTTIGKGSKIDNLVQIAHNVAVGEHCLLVSQVGIAGSTKLGSYVVLGGQVGIAGHLKLGNQVTVAAQSGVMNDIPDGEKYLGSPAVPDRQAKRQYIGISQLPDLIRRVRDIEKKLDKS, encoded by the coding sequence ATGCCCTTTACTGCCGCCGAAATTGCCAAACAACTCGCGGGCCAGGTCCGTGGTGATGCCTCGGTCGTCCTGACCGGCTTTGCTCCCGCGGAAAGCGCCCGCGCCGGTGACCTTACCTTCGCCGAGAACGAAACCTATTTTCAACGCGCCGAAGCCAGTGCCGCGTCCGCCATTCTCGTGACGGGAAATTTCAATTCCGAACGCAAGACCTTGATCGCCGTGCCCAATGCGCGCATCGCCTTCGCGCGCGTGCTGCCCTTGTTTTTTCCCGACCCGGTCTTCGCTCCGGGCGTGCATCCTTCGGCGGTCGTCGCGGCAGATGCGAAGATTGATCCCACGGCACACATCGGGCCAAATTGCATCGTCGGGGCAGGGGCGCAAATCAGCGCGCGCGTTGTGTTGCAGGGCGGCAACTCGATTGGTTTCCAATCGCAACTCGGCGAGGAGACTCAGCTTTTTCCCAACGTCACAATTTATCCGCGCACCCAGATTGGCAAACGCGTTCGCATCCATTCGGGAAGTGTTATCGGCTCGGACGGTTTTGGTTATGTCTTCGATCAGGGCGTCCATCGCAAAGTGCCGCAGATCGGCAACGTCATCATTGGCGACGATGTCGAAATTGGCGCGTGCGTCACTGTGGACCGCGGCGCGCTTGGCCCGACGACCATCGGCAAAGGCAGCAAGATTGATAATCTTGTCCAGATCGCCCACAACGTGGCCGTTGGCGAACATTGTTTGCTCGTGTCGCAAGTGGGCATTGCAGGCAGCACCAAACTGGGCAGCTACGTCGTGCTCGGCGGGCAAGTGGGCATCGCGGGGCATCTCAAGCTTGGCAACCAGGTCACCGTCGCCGCGCAGTCCGGCGTGATGAATGATATTCCCGACGGTGAAAAATATTTGGGGTCGCCAGCCGTCCCTGACCGCCAGGCCAAACGGCAATACATCGGCATCAGCCAGCTACCCGACCTCATCCGCCGCGTGCGCGATATCGAGAAGAAACTCGATAAATCCTAA
- a CDS encoding metalloregulator ArsR/SmtB family transcription factor: MRNLPLFFSALADENRLRLLLLIGKGEVCVCHLQSVLQTNQPKISRHLAYLKRAGLVSARRDGKWMHYRLGKLDAFQQKILAETLHDLKRHAQIQRDLQRLKKILCCPGE; the protein is encoded by the coding sequence ATGCGCAATCTCCCATTGTTCTTTTCGGCGCTGGCGGATGAAAATCGCCTGCGCCTCCTGCTGCTCATTGGGAAAGGCGAAGTCTGCGTCTGCCACCTTCAGTCCGTCCTGCAAACCAACCAGCCGAAGATTTCACGGCATCTGGCCTATTTGAAACGCGCCGGCCTGGTTTCAGCGCGGCGCGATGGGAAATGGATGCATTATCGCCTGGGGAAACTGGATGCGTTCCAGCAAAAAATCCTAGCGGAAACATTGCATGATCTAAAAAGACATGCGCAAATCCAGCGCGATCTGCAAAGACTCAAAAAAATCCTTTGTTGTCCTGGCGAATAA
- the ffh gene encoding signal recognition particle protein, with product MFDSLSGKLQNAFKNLRGLGKISETNVSDSLRDVRLALLEADVNFKVARDFIERVKTKAIGQEVIQSVHPGQQIIKVIHDELVDLLGSSNAALNLSGNPACVMMVGLHGSGKTTSSAKLARLLLKQARTPLLVAADVYRPAAMDQLETLGKQIEIPVFVQKGETDVLKIARGALEFAKANNRNTLIFDTAGRLQIDEPLVQELVRLRDLVQPQEILLVLDAATGQEAVNVATHFDKALNITGSILTKLDGDARGGAALSLKSVTGKPIKLAGTGEKLEEFEAFHPERMASRILGMGDVVSLVERAAEAVDMDEAKRMEEKMRKGQFTLEDFLEQLRQMKKLGSLETIVGMLPGGAEMIKGADLNKQEKEFVHMEAMICSMTMQERRQPQILNAKRRIRIAKGSGVTVAQLNTMLNKFGEMQQMMKKMGKLQKMMMKRGGAMPGLFGG from the coding sequence ATGTTCGATTCCCTGAGCGGCAAGCTCCAGAACGCTTTCAAGAACCTGCGTGGCCTCGGTAAAATCTCCGAGACCAACGTGTCCGATTCCTTGCGCGACGTGCGCCTCGCGCTGCTCGAAGCCGATGTCAATTTCAAGGTCGCGCGGGATTTCATCGAACGCGTCAAGACCAAGGCCATCGGCCAGGAAGTCATCCAGAGCGTTCATCCCGGCCAGCAGATCATCAAGGTCATCCATGATGAATTGGTGGATCTGCTCGGCTCGTCCAACGCGGCGCTCAATCTCAGCGGCAATCCCGCCTGTGTGATGATGGTGGGTTTGCACGGTTCCGGAAAAACCACTTCCAGCGCCAAGCTCGCGCGCCTTTTGCTCAAGCAAGCCCGCACTCCCCTGCTCGTCGCGGCTGATGTCTATCGTCCCGCCGCGATGGATCAACTCGAAACGCTCGGCAAACAAATTGAAATTCCTGTCTTCGTGCAAAAGGGCGAAACCGACGTTTTGAAGATCGCCCGCGGCGCGCTGGAATTTGCGAAAGCGAATAATCGCAACACGCTCATTTTCGATACCGCTGGCCGTTTGCAGATTGACGAGCCGCTGGTGCAGGAACTTGTCCGTCTGCGCGATCTGGTGCAGCCACAGGAAATTTTGCTCGTGCTCGATGCCGCCACCGGCCAGGAAGCTGTGAATGTCGCCACGCATTTTGACAAGGCGCTCAACATCACTGGTTCCATTCTGACCAAGCTGGACGGCGATGCCCGCGGCGGCGCGGCGCTAAGTTTGAAGTCCGTCACCGGCAAACCCATCAAGCTCGCGGGCACGGGTGAAAAGCTGGAGGAGTTCGAGGCGTTTCATCCCGAGCGCATGGCTTCGCGCATTTTGGGAATGGGCGATGTCGTCAGCCTCGTCGAGCGCGCGGCCGAAGCGGTGGACATGGACGAAGCCAAGCGCATGGAAGAAAAAATGCGCAAGGGGCAGTTCACGCTTGAGGATTTCCTCGAGCAGTTGCGCCAGATGAAAAAGCTCGGCTCACTTGAAACCATCGTCGGCATGTTGCCCGGCGGCGCGGAGATGATCAAAGGCGCGGACCTCAACAAGCAGGAAAAAGAATTTGTCCACATGGAGGCGATGATTTGCTCCATGACCATGCAGGAGCGGCGCCAGCCACAAATCTTAAATGCCAAACGCCGCATCCGCATCGCCAAAGGCAGCGGCGTGACCGTGGCTCAACTCAACACCATGCTTAACAAATTCGGTGAGATGCAGCAGATGATGAAGAAAATGGGCAAGCTGCAAAAGATGATGATGAAGCGTGGCGGAGCGATGCCGGGTTTGTTCGGAGGATAA
- a CDS encoding DUF6428 family protein: protein MKLSEFKRILADNPQRNVRFFLPTGSKIPPHAHVTEIALIEKKFIDCGGQFRTESTCRLQAWFADDTDHRLTAGKLLGVLNKAGSFLTNDELEVDVEYEAPFVSQFPVESAEIKNEELAIQLGVKHTACLAEDRCLPPNLNKASRFAPIPEFKAGKCC, encoded by the coding sequence ATGAAACTGTCTGAATTTAAACGAATTCTCGCTGATAATCCTCAACGCAACGTGCGCTTTTTTCTGCCGACGGGCAGCAAGATACCGCCTCATGCTCACGTCACGGAAATCGCCCTCATCGAGAAAAAATTTATTGATTGCGGCGGACAATTCCGCACCGAATCAACGTGCCGCCTGCAAGCCTGGTTTGCCGATGATACAGACCATCGCCTGACTGCGGGCAAATTGCTTGGCGTGCTGAACAAGGCCGGGTCCTTCCTGACAAACGACGAATTGGAGGTGGACGTGGAATATGAGGCGCCGTTTGTCTCCCAATTTCCTGTCGAGAGCGCGGAAATAAAGAATGAAGAGTTGGCGATCCAGTTGGGTGTCAAACATACCGCTTGTTTGGCTGAAGATCGTTGCCTGCCGCCGAATCTTAATAAGGCTTCTCGGTTCGCGCCGATCCCGGAATTCAAAGCGGGCAAATGTTGCTAA
- a CDS encoding NUDIX domain-containing protein, which translates to MKKQSAGLMMYRRGEGVVEILLAHPGGPFWKNKDAGAWTIPKGEPADGEDLLAAAIREFKEELGVEATGPFQSLGSITQKAGKVVHAWAFEGDLNPAEIQSNFFEMEWPPRSGRKMTFPEVDRAEFFSLEEARGKMNAAQVEFLGRLEKLLF; encoded by the coding sequence GTGAAAAAGCAAAGCGCGGGCTTGATGATGTACCGGCGGGGCGAGGGTGTAGTGGAAATTTTACTGGCGCATCCGGGCGGGCCGTTTTGGAAAAACAAGGATGCCGGGGCGTGGACGATTCCAAAGGGTGAACCGGCGGATGGTGAAGATTTATTGGCGGCGGCGATTCGTGAGTTCAAAGAGGAATTGGGCGTGGAAGCAACCGGGCCATTTCAATCATTAGGCTCAATCACGCAGAAGGCAGGGAAGGTAGTGCATGCGTGGGCATTTGAAGGAGACCTGAACCCGGCAGAAATTCAGAGCAATTTTTTTGAAATGGAATGGCCGCCGCGATCAGGAAGGAAAATGACTTTCCCTGAAGTGGACCGGGCAGAATTTTTTTCGCTCGAAGAGGCGCGCGGAAAAATGAACGCGGCTCAGGTGGAGTTTTTAGGGCGGTTGGAAAAATTATTGTTTTGA
- the mntR gene encoding transcriptional regulator MntR has translation MPAANSPSQSAEDYLERIHELIEEKGYARVVDIASSLKVKQASVTSMVQKLGEAGYLKYEKYRGLILTKKGREVARKIRSRHETLSRFFSLFGLDAETQRRDIEGIEHHLSPKTVEVLADLAGFFEAQSEMLQAFQQSRKKAKRKSA, from the coding sequence ATGCCAGCGGCAAATTCACCGAGCCAGAGCGCCGAAGATTATTTGGAGCGCATCCACGAATTGATCGAAGAAAAGGGCTACGCGCGCGTGGTGGACATCGCGTCCTCGCTCAAGGTGAAGCAGGCATCCGTCACGAGCATGGTGCAAAAACTCGGTGAGGCGGGTTATCTCAAATACGAAAAATATCGCGGGTTGATCCTCACGAAAAAGGGCCGGGAAGTGGCGCGCAAAATCCGCAGCCGCCACGAAACGCTCTCACGATTCTTTTCGCTGTTCGGTCTCGATGCGGAAACCCAGCGCCGCGACATCGAGGGCATCGAACATCACCTGAGTCCAAAGACGGTGGAAGTGCTGGCCGACCTGGCCGGATTTTTTGAAGCGCAATCGGAAATGCTCCAGGCGTTTCAACAATCGCGGAAAAAAGCGAAGCGCAAGAGCGCGTAA